The following are from one region of the Silene latifolia isolate original U9 population chromosome 9, ASM4854445v1, whole genome shotgun sequence genome:
- the LOC141601906 gene encoding uncharacterized protein LOC141601906 codes for MDRSWMYGNRSSMDFRKGVEDFCRSAFNYAKRMGDDEFFCPCVDCSNVETVPSIKVLREHVVCRGFRQDYHIWIWHGEEGVYREDSSINDQMTEQHEEIEHHVDIEHHLKEEPNPNIDVSDEDTRVTIDDENVDDDDDRLNEMLNGLEDEMSNRPDVFESLMQASETPLYPGCIKYTKLYAVLTFFNIKAKHGWSDKSFTELLEALQDMFPEGNQIPKSNYYAKKLLCPLDLGYEKIDACPNDCLLYRNEYSHLHECPRCSKSRYKLADGIEFELGKKYPSAKVLWYLPIIPRLIRLFSIKSDAKHLRWHAEGRKKDGKHRHPADSPQWEIVDDKYPEFKNEVRNLRLGLSTDGMNPFVSLSSLHSTWPVLLVIYNLPPWLTMKRKYIMLSLLISGPKQPGNDIDIYLAPLIDDLKKLWYEGVTAFDAHANENFMLRAMLFCTINDYPAYGNLSGYKVKGKKACPICDDDLKSTYLTHSGKYVYLDNRRSLKRFHPYRKKKLPFTGKVEEEVARKPLSGKEDLPVRHCLDVMHIEKNVCDALLGTLLNLPGKTKDGLKVRKDMEDMKIRSKLWPVEKDKSRKGKGSFFYLPPACYTLSKVEKKLFCECLYGIKVPTGFSSNIKRLVSRNDLKLIGMKSHDCHVMIQVFLPITIRRILPKYVRCAITKLCSFFNTICNKVVDPETLDALQVDVIETLCQFEIYGKESSPTQASIVQGIVSEEVYEYCSEFVNKLRAIGLPRTRDDGRF; via the exons ATGGATCGGAGTTGGATGTATGGTAACCGTAGTTCAATGGATTTTAGGAAAGGGGTGGAAGATTTTTGTAGAAGTGCATTTAATTATGCCAAAAGGATGGGTGATGATGAGTTTTTTTGCCCTTGTGTTGATTGCTCCAATGTGGAAACCGTTCCTAGCATAAAGGTGTTAAGGGAACATGTTGTTTGTCGTGGGTTTAGACAAGATTATCACATTTGGATATGGCATGGTGAAGAAGGAGTATATAGGGAAGATAGTAGCATAAATGATCAAATGACTGAGCAACATGAAGAAATTGAACACCATGTAGACATAGAACACCACTTAAAGGAGGAACCTAATCCTAATATTGATGTTTCTGATGAGGACACTAGAGTTACTATTGACGATGAAAATGTGGACGATGATGATGATCGGTTAAATGAGATGTTAAATGGGCTTGAAGATGAAATGAGTAACCGACCTGATGTATTTGAGAGTTTGATGCAGGCATCTGAAACTCCGTTATATCCTGGATGTATTAAATATACTAAGTTGTATGCGGTGCTAACATTTTTTAACATTAAAGCAAAACATGGTTGGAGTGACAAAAGCTTCACAGAGTTGTTGGAAGCTTTGCAAGACATGTTCCCCGAAGGAAACCAAATCCCAAAGTCAAATTATTATGCTAAAAAATTGTTGTGTCCGTTGGATTTAGGCTACGAGAAAATTGATGCTTGTCCAAATGATTGTCTACTATATCGCAATGAGTACAGCCATTTACATGAGTGTCCGCGTTGTAGTAAATCACGTTACAAGTTGGCAGATGGGATTGAGTTTGAGCTTGGTAAGAAGTATCCTTCTGCAAAGGTGCTATGGTATCTTCCAATAATACCACGCCTTATACGTTTGTTTTCTATCAAGAGTGATGCTAAGCATTTGAGGTGGCATGCTGAAGGGAGGAAGAAAGACGGGAAGCATAGGCATCCGGCAGATTCTCCCCAGTGGGAAATAGTTGATGATAAGTACCCTGAATTTAAGAATGAAGTTAGAAATTTGAGACTTGGGCTTAGCACGGATGGGATGAACCCATTTGTTAGTTTGAGCAGTTTACATAGCACATGGCCAGTTCTATTGGTGATTTATAATTTGCCTCCCTGGTTAACCATGAAGCGGAAGTACATTATGCTGTCACTTTTAATATCTGGGCCTAAGCAACCAGGGAATGACATAGATATTTACCTTGCTCCACTAATTGATGATCTTAAGAAGTTATGGTACGAAGGTGTAACCGCGTTCGATGCACATGCTAATGAGAATTTTATGTTGCGTGCAATGTTATTTTGTACCATTAACGACTATCCAGCTTATGGTAATTTGTCGGGATATAAAGTAAAGGGAAAGAAAGCATGCCCTATATGTGATGATGACCTGAAATCAACATATTTAACACATTCTGGGAAATATGTTTACCTGGATAATAGAAGGTCACTCAAACGCTTTCACCCTTATAGGAAAAAGAAGTTACCATTCACTGGAAAAGTGGAGGAAGAAGTAGCTCGTAAACCACTGAGCGGAAAAGAG GACTTGCCAGTAAGACATTGTCTTGATGtgatgcacatagagaagaaTGTATGTGATGCTCTTTTAGGAACACTGCTCAATTTACCAGGTAAGACAAAGGATGGCCTGAAAGTGCGTAAAGATATGGAGGATATGAAAATTCGATCAAAGTTATGGCCAGTTGAGAAAGATAAGAGTAGGAAGGGGAAAGGTTCATTCTTTTATCTTCCACCAGCTTGTTACACCCTTTCTAAAGTAGAAAAAAAATTATTCTGTGAATGTTTGTACGGGATTAAGGTCCCTACTGGGTTCTCATCTAATATAAAGAGGCTAGTATCTAGGAATGATTTAAAATTAATTGGCATGAAGTCCCATGATTGTCATGTCATGATACAAGTGTTCTTACCAATCACAATTCGCAGGATTTTGCCAAAGTATGTAAGATGTGCCATTACTAAACTTTGCTCATTTTTTAATACAATATGTAATAAAGTGGTTGATCCGGAGACACTAGATGCACTACAAGTCGATGTTATTGAAACACTTTGTCAGTTCGAGAT ATATGGTAAGGAATCCAGCCCGACACAAGCTAGTATTGTTCAAGGGATTGTCAGTGAGGAGGTCTATGAGTATTGTAGTGAGTTTGTGAACAAGCTTCGGGCTATTGGTCTGCCAAGGACTAGAGATGATGGAAGGTTTTAA